The following coding sequences lie in one Phaeodactylum tricornutum CCAP 1055/1 chromosome 12, whole genome shotgun sequence genomic window:
- the IscU gene encoding iron-sulphur assembly protein isc (iron-sulfur cluster assembly protein IscU; contains putative mitochondrial transit peptide at the N terminus (TargetP score = 0.907); putativeluch targeted to mitochondrion): MLSFATRTASRSLAAHSVANPLTALSRRGYHENIVEHYENPRNVGSLDKNDESVGTGLVGAPACGDVMKLQIKVDENGMITESKFKTFGCGSAIASSSVATEWVKGKTVDDILAIQNADIAAHLKLPPVKLHCSMLAEDAIKAAVADWKVKQSSKKQEAA; the protein is encoded by the exons ATGTTATCTTTTGCGACCAGAACAGCTTCCCGTTCTCTTGCTGCCCACAGCGTTGCGAATCCATTGACGGCCTTGAGTCGAAGAGGATACCACGAGAATATTGTTGAACACTATGAGAATCCGCGAAATGTTGGTTCATTAGACAAGAACGATGAGTCCGTTGGCACG GGTCTCGTCGGTGCACCTGCCTGTGGGGATGTGATGAAACTTCAGATCAAGGTGGACGAAAACGGAATGATCACGGAATCGAAGTTTAAGACCTTTGGATGCGGTTCTGCGATCGCTAGCTCCTCAGTCGCCACGGAGTGGGTGAAAGGAAAGACGGTTGATGATATTCTTGCGATTCAGAATGCTGATATCGCTGCTCACCTTAAGCTTCCTCCTGTAAAGCTTCATTGTAGTATGCTAGCCGAGGATGCTATCAAGGCCGCTGTTGCCGACTGGAAAGTAAAACAGTCGTCAAAGAAGCAAGAGGCTGCTTGA
- a CDS encoding DNA polymerase delta (DNA polymerase delta catalytic unit; III), whose translation MIDDDQLFDDDDNNVGIEEEIPAEILAQQAQVVSTVAAKDQQRWKRARLPDDLSNQTDLNLQWLDMDVVSEGQVPILRGFGVDERGHSIAVFVHGFTPYAYFALENGYELTNLAELSAIRQTLTARLAAAARGGTATHAEVLGIEYITDHKSIMGYETPHTKFLKIYVSLPGLVPTLKRIMEDGIDLPGITRTGGTSTGLPPTYAAFEANVPFVLRFMVDRKLSGAGWLTLPSDTYQIREIPRKETHCQIEVDISYDDITPRPSEGEWNKIAPLRILSVDIECQGRKGHFPEAEKDPVIQIANTISLYGQDKPIVQNVFTLKGCLPIVGAQVICSDEEEDMLMKWRAFLEAADPDIITGYNVQNFDIPYLLDRADSLSKGSSHRKAVLSGFAQWGRVRNTKAKMRDTMFQSSAYGKRANVETTIDGRVIFDMLPYMQRNHKLSSYSLNSVCAEYLGQQKEDVHHSIISDLQNGSDEDRHRLAVYCLKDALLPQRLMDKLSVLVNYIEMARVTGVPMSFLISRGQQIKVFSMILRKCRHEKLLVPTLRKSGNANADVGYEGATVLDPIKNYYEVPIATLDFASLYPSIMQAYNLCYSTLVNPADVGKLDPDIYRKSENGNVFVHSSVKKGILPTILEELLSARKRAKKDMKNAPTDFDRAVQNGRQLALKVSANSVYGFTGATVGQLPCLPIASSVTSYGRQLLEKTKTFVEEKYTKSNGYDHDAQVVYGDTDSVMVKFGPATVAETFPLAIEAAEKASEIFPSPILLEFEKVYFPYLLMNKKRYAGLMWTEIEKYDKLDTKGLEVVRRDNCQLVREVIQTSLNKILIDQNVQGAIEYVKSQISDLLQNKMDISRLVITKSLNKGAEYALGLGGKKDDYKVKQAHVELAARMKKRDAGSAPQLGDRVPYIIITGAKGAANFEKAEDPIYVLENNLPIDCKWYLTNQLSKPLTRIFEPIISDVDKSLLQGDHTRKIFIPTPSARKGSLMMFAKKVAQCIGCKASVDGKKGYLCKHCVNREDAIYLEKLEILREAELRYNDLWAAAQRIHGTVHSDIICTGDGCSCQFYRRKKVQADIRLAQDVLDKFAS comes from the exons ATGATTGACGACGATCAGCTTtttgacgatgacgacaacaacgttgggattgaagaagaaattccGGCAGAGATTCTGGCGCAACAAGCACAGGTTGTTAGTACAGTTGCGGCGAAGGACCAGCAGCGTTGGAAACGAGCCCGTCTACCGGACGACCTGAGCAACCAAACGGATCTGAACCTACAGTGGCTCGACATGGATGTTGTTTCGG AAGGACAAGTTCCGATCTTGCGCGGATTTGGTGTGGACGAACGGGGACACTCTATTGCTGTTTTTGTTCACGGCTTTACCCCTT ACGCCTActttgctttggaaaatGGCTACGAACTGACGAATCTGGCCGAGCTGAGTGCGATACGGCAAACTCTTACGGCGCGACTAGCTGCTGCCGCCCGCGGCGGTACGGCAACACACGCCGAAGTCCTCGGCATTGAATACATTACCGATCACAAGTCGATTATGGGTTACGAAACGCCGCACACcaaatttttgaaaatctACGTGTCCTTGCCCGGCCTGGTGCCGACGCTGAAACGCATCATGGAAGACGGAATCGATCTGCCGGGCATCACGCGCACCGGTGGAACGAGTACGGGTCTACCACCCACATATGCGGCCTTTGAAGCGAATGTTCCGTTCGTCCTGCGTTTCATGGTGGATCGAAAACTTTCGGGGGCTGGCTGGCTGACCTTGCCGTCGGACACCTACCAGATTCGGGAGATTCCACGGAAGGAAACCCATTGTCAG ATCGAAGTCGACATTTCGTACGACGATATTACTCCACGACCATCGGAAGGCGAATGGAACAAGATTGCCCCGTTGCGAATTCTTTCGGTCGATATAGAATGTCAAGGCCGAAAGGGCCACTTTCCGGAAGCAGAAAAAGATCCTGTCATCCAGATTGCCAACACGATCTCGCTGTACGGTCAAGATAAACCCATTGTGCAGAACGTCTTTACACTCAAAGGCTGCTTGCCCATTGTTGGGGCTCAGGTTATTTGttccgacgaagaggaagacaTGCTCATGAAGTGGCGAGCATTTCTCGAGGCTGCTGATCCTGACATTATCACGGGTTACAACGTTCAAAATTTCGACATTCCCTATCTCTTGGACCGTGCGGACTCTTTATCGAAAGGTAGCAGTCATAGAAAGGCGGTGCTTTCCGGTTTCGCCCAGTGGGGACGTGTGCGCAACACGAAGGCCAAAATGCGCGACACCATGTTTCAATCGTCCGCCTACGGCAAACGCGCCAACGTGGAAACTACCATTGACGGACGAGTTATCTTTGACATGCTTCCTTACATGCAGCGTAACCATAAGCTGAGCTCGTACTCATTGAATTCGGTATGCGCAGAATATCTTGGCCAACAGAAGGAAGACGTTCATCACTCCATTATTTCTGACCTTCAAAACGGCAGCGACGAAGATCGCCATCGGCTGGCTGTTTACTGTTTGAAGGATGCTTTGCTACCACAACGACTCATGGACAAGTTGAGTGTCTTGGTAAACTATATCGAGATGGCTCGAGTAACGGGGGTTCCCATGTCGTTTTTGATCTCACGAGGCCAGCAAATCAAGGTCTTTTCGATGATTCTACGCAAATGCCGACACGAGAAACTTCTCGTTCCTACCCTGAGGAAGAGCGGCAACGCCAATGCAGATGTTGGGTACGAAGGAGCTACTGTCCTGGATCCCATCAAGAACTACTACGAAGTACCGATAGCCACATTGGACTTTGCATCCCTGTATCCATCAATCATGCAAGCATACAACCTCTGTTATTCGACTTTGGTCAATCCTGCCGATGTAGGCAAGCTCGACCCAGACATCTACAggaaaagcgaaaacggTAACGTATTTGTTCATTCTAGTGTCAAGAAGGGTATTCTACCAACAATTCTCGAGGAATTGCTGAGCGCTCGTAAGCGAGCTAAAAAAGACATGAAGAATGCTCCCACAGATTTCGATCGAGCGGTACAAAATGGTCGCCAGCTAGCGTTAAAGGTGTCTGCCAACTCTGTATACGGTTTCACGGGTGCTACTGTCGGACAACTCCCGTGTCTCCCAATTGCATCATCGGTTACATCGTATGGACGCCAACTGTTGGAAAAGACCAAAACCTTTGTTGAGGAGAAATACACGAAGTCAAATGGCTATGACCACGACGCCCAGGTCGTATACGGGGACACAGATAGCGTAATGGTAAAGTTTGGTCCAGCAACGGTCGCGGAAACGTTTCCATTGGCGATCGAAGCTGCTGAAAAAGCTTCCGAGATTTTTCCGAGTCCAATTCTTT TGGAGTTTGAAAAGGTTTATTTTCCTTACCTCCTCATGAACAAAAAACGCTACGCTGGTCTGATGTGGACAGAAATTGAGAAGTACGACAAGTTGGACACAAAGGGATTGGAAGTGGTGCGTCGAGACAACTGTCAGCTGGTCCGTGAAGTTATTCAGACGTCATTAAACAAGATATTGATCGATCAAAATGTTCAAGGGGCTATCGAGTACGTCAAGTCTCAGATCTCCGATTTACTACAAAACAAGATGGACATTTCACGTCTGGTCATTACAAAATCTCTCAATAAAGGGGCTGAATATGCTCTTGGTCTCGGTGGGAAGAAAGACGATTACAAAGTCAAGCAGGCTCATGTAGAGCTTGCCGCGCGAATGAAAAAACGGGATGCCGGATCAGCGCCACAACTTGGTGATCGTGTTCCATACATAATTATCACGGGTGCCAAAGGAGCTGCGAATTTCGAAAAGGCTGAAGATCCTATCTACGTACTGGAAAACAATCTACCAATAGATTGCAAGTGGTACTTGACAAACCAGCTGTCGAAGCCGTTGACTCGTATCTTCGAACCTATCATTTCAGATGTTGATAAATCCTTACTCCAGGGAGATCACACTCGCAAGATCTTTATTCCAACTCCAAGCGCCAGGAAAGGTAGCTTAATGATGTTCGCCAAGAAGGTAGCACAATGTATTGGCTGCAAGGCAAGCGTGGATGGTAAGAAAGGCTACTTGTGCAAACACTGCGTAAATCGAGAAGATGCAATCTATTTGGAGAAGTTAGAAATTTTGCGTGAAGCCGAACTTCGCTACAATGATTTGTGGGCAGCTGCGCAGCGTATCCATGGTACTGTGCATTCGGACATTATTTGTACGGGAGACGGTTGCAGTTGTCAGTTTTACCGTCGAAAGAAAGTTCAAGCTGATATACGCCTTGCTCAAGACGTCCTTGACAAGTTTGCTTCTTGA
- a CDS encoding predicted protein, giving the protein MGPTKGLPPYASVLVKHGSVDSRDNDEEKRSKLLRHLGNGCEAINRAPVQPGQNISSYSSFPGAPMPTPLLQTSNFPSGFGSELPLPSVLRANASLHSLGFGSPTNASMTSTGHPLIGQSMFSTPIHGCFSTSDRGNDSSSTLAILLPVSESMSASSLGIDSTLLQCADYARSADDFHLEHQIQSITAASLLDLTPSLSHQEFQTFVEISENHSASRPTSNSRLLSKRDSILSTDIQKEKRQRPFTCADAIAHAATENTGIAIRSRRLFEQVPKTVKPCKCKNTHCLKLYCTCFQKGSFCDPDICKCIDCYNLREFNETGGKRQEAVSEILLRRIDAFESRPKKKTGEGCACKKNRCSAACGNNRFPAIEDNLSNEEPPSP; this is encoded by the exons ATGGGCCCAACGAAAGGACTTCCGCCGTACGCAAGTGTGCTGGTGAAGCATGGATCGGTAGACAGTagagacaacgacgaagaaaag AGATCAAAGCTCTTGCGTCATCTTGGAAATGGATGTGAGGCTATAAATAGAGCCCCGGTTCAACCCGGACAGAATATTTCCTCCTACTCAAGCTTTCCTGGTGCTCCAATGCCGACTCCTCTTCTGCAAACGAGCAATTTTCCATCGGGGTTTGGCAGTGAACTTCCTTTGCCCTCCGTTTTGCGAGCAAACGCTTCTCTCCACTCTCTTGGCTTTGGCTCCCCAACCAACGCATCCATGACAAGCACGGGTCATCCTTTGATTGGCCAATCCATGTTCTCGACGCCAATACATGGGTGCTTCTCCACAAGTGATAGAGGAAACGACTCCTCGAGCACATTAGCTATTCTGTTGCCCGTTTCAGAATCAATGTCCGCGTCGAGTCTTGGAATCGACAGCACACTTCTCCAGTGCGCTGACTATGCGCGCAGCGCTGATGACTTCCACCTAGAACATCAAATACAGTCAATTACAGCTGCTTCTTTGTTAGATTTAACACCCTCTCTTTCTCACCAAGAATTTCAAACCTTCGTCGAGATCTCCGAGAATCATAGCGCTAGTCGGCCCACGTCAAATAGCAGACTCTTGAGCAAACGAGATTCGATCTTGTCTACAGATATCCAGAAAGAGAAGCGACAGAGGCCATTTACATGTGCCGACGCGATTGCCCATGCTGCTACCGAGAACACGGGAATCGCAATCCGTAGTCGACGATTGTTTGAGCAGGTTCCCAAAACAGTAAAGCCTTGCAAGTGCAAGAACACGCACTGTCTGAAGCTGTATTGCACCTGTTTTCAGAAGGGATCATTTTGCGATCCAGACATTTGCAAATGCATCGATTGCTACAATTTGAGGGAATTCAACGAGACCGGGGGCAAGCGACAGGAAGCTGTTTCTGAAATCTTGTTACGGCGCATTGACGCCTTTGAATCCCgtccaaagaaaaagactggTGAAGGATGTGCTTGCAAAAAGAATCG GTGTAGCGCCGCATGTGGCAATAATCGGTTCCCGGCGATTGAAGACAATCTATCAAACGAAGAACCTCCCAGTCCATAA
- the H3.3 gene encoding H3.3 (H3.3 has few differences but well identified and localised through kingdoms on amino acid level. The H3.3 variant is known not to be S phase specific), with amino-acid sequence MARTKQTARKSTGGKAPRKQLATKAARKSAPTAGGVKKPHRYRPGTVALREIRKYQKSTELLIRKAPFQRLVREIAQDFKNDLRFQSTAVLALQEASEAYLVGLFEDTNLCAIHAKRVTIMPKDIQLARRIRGERA; translated from the coding sequence ATGGCTCGTACCAAGCAAACAGCTCGCAAGTCTACCGGAGGCAAAGCTCCGCGCAAGCAACTTGCCACCAAGGCTGCTCGCAAGAGCGCCCCCACTGCCGGCGGTGTCAAGAAGCCTCACCGTTATCGCCCGGGAACGGTCGCACTTCGTGAGATCCGAAAATACCAGAAGAGCACCGAGCTTCTCATCCGCAAGGCTCCCTTTCAGCGCTTGGTCCGTGAAATCGCCCAGGACTTTAAAAATGACCTCCGATTTCAGTCGACAGCTGTTCTTGCTTTACAGGAAGCTTCTGAAGCCTACCTTGTCGGCCTTTTCGAGGACACCAACTTGTGCGCCATTCACGCCAAGCGTGTCACCATTATGCCTAAGGATATCCAGTTGGCCCGTCGCATCCGAGGAGAGCGTGCCTAA
- the Pt-MAD2 gene encoding mitotic checkpoint protein with homology with MAD2 (MAD2 is a spindle checkpoint protein which prevents progression of the cell cycle upon detection of a defect in mitotic spindle integrity.) codes for MTSTATANKTEITLKGSVEIVSDFFFTAINSILYQRGIYMPETFKRESKHGLTVLTTTDEGLLRYLSTVQTHVTQWLLAGHVQRLVVVVQGVDSLETLERWQFNVTVEQDNENDQPNKGGGKKVGNKTAKEIHNEIQAIIRQVTASVTFLPLLQEPCTFDLLVYTDKDVEADEQWADSDPCYILNSAEVKLRSFSTSVHKIESMVAYKEADEWEL; via the exons ATGACTAGTACGGCTACGGCCAACAAGACTGAGATCACCCTAAAGGGAAGCGTCGAAATAGTATCTGATTTTTTCTTTACTGCGATTAATTCGATTCTGTATCAACGAG GAATTTACATGCCAGAGACCTTTAAGCGAGAGTCCAAACATGGTTTGACGGTTTTGACCACAACGGATGAAGGCCTGTTACGATACTTGAGCACCGTCCAGACACACGTGACTCAATGGCTTCTTGCCGGGCACGTACAGCGTCTTGTGGTGGTTGTCCAAGGAGTCGATAGCTTGGAGACGCTAGAACGCTGGCAGTTCAATGTGACAGTTGAGCAGGATAACGAAAATGACCAGCCAAACAAGGGCGGTGGAAAGAAGGTTGGCAACAAAACGGCCAAGGAAATTCACAACGAAATTCAAGCCATTATTCGTCAGGTCACGGCCAGCGTGACATTTTTACCCCTTCTCCAGGAGCCTTGCACTTTTGATTTGCTCGTCTACACGGACAAGGACGTCGAAGCAGACGAGCAATGGGCGGATTCGGATCCATGCTACATTCTTAACTCTGCTGAAGTTAAGTTGCGCAGTTTCTCGACATCCGTTCATAAAATTGAATCCATGGTTGCCTACAAAGAGGCAGATGAATGGGAACTTTAA
- a CDS encoding predicted protein has protein sequence MLSVFEVVSLLAVSILWGCTNPLLRKGYSESSRDESLIPSSSEPSSAVASLTKFRNFHVWIPYVLNQAGSLLYYFTLANSDISLAVPICNALALVFSIVTSYSIGEQIHKPFQTIVGAAFVVIGVTLCVVTR, from the coding sequence ATGCTTTCAGTATTTGAAGTCGTATCGCTTTTAGCGGTGAGCATTCTCTGGGGCTGCACGAATCCACTGCTTCGGAAGGGGTATTCAGAGTCTAGTCGTGACGAATCGCTGATTCCGTCGTCATCGGAGCCTTCGTCAGCTGTTGCATCACTGACAAAGTTCCGTAACTTTCACGTTTGGATTCCTTACGTGCTCAATCAGGCTGGAAGCTTGCTGTACTATTTCACTTTGGCAAATTCAGATATTTCGCTTGCGGTTCCAATCTGCAATGCCCTGGCGTTGGTGTTCTCGATCGTGACGAGCTATTCTATCGGCGAGCAAATACATAAACCCTTTCAAACTATCGTCGGAGCGGCATTTGTTGTCATCGGAGTGACTCTTTGCGTCGTCACTAGG
- a CDS encoding predicted protein, translated as MKLQTAIVGLPNVGKSTLFNALTETQGAEAANYPFCTIEPNVGIVSVPDPKLEILKDINKSVKVVPAALEFVDVAGLIKGASTGEGLGNQFLASIRQCDAVVHVVRCFEDEDVVHVDGSIDPVRDAELINLELALADLSQVEKRLERVRKDRNASPVEKSALEKVAAVLLKDQPARNVVLDEEEENAIKSLGLLTAKKMVYAANVGDADLANGNEMVDRLRETAEKEGAKLVVVSAQVEAELVELSVGDRTDFLESLGVKLEDTGLRKLVREAYDILGLQTYYTSGPTETRAWTIRKGWTAPKAAGVIHNDFERGFIRAETVSYDDLVACGSEIEAKNKGKLRSEGKDYIVQEGDVILFRFNV; from the exons ATGAAACTGCAGACGGCAATTGTGGGTCTTCCCAATGTCGGAAAATCTACTTTATTCAACGCACTGACAGAAACTCAAGGTGCTGAAGCTGCCAATTATCCGTTCTGCACCATAGAACCCAAT GTGGGAATCGTAAGTGTACCTGATCCCAAACTGGAAATCTTGAAAGACATCAACAAATCGGTAAAAGTTGTCCCAGCCGCATTGGAATTCGTTGACGTCGCTGGACTAATCAAGGGTGCCTCTACAGGTGAAGGCCTTGGCAACCAGTTTCTGGCATCTATTAGACAGTGTGACGCAGTTGTACACGTCGTTCGGTgctttgaagacgaagatgttGTCCACGTCGATGGAAGCATTGATCCCGTTCGTGACGCCGAACTCATCAATCTTGAGTTGGCTCTAGCCGACTTGTCTCAGGTCGAAAAGCGCTTAGAGCGCGTTCGAAAAGATCGAAATGCCAGCCCTGTTGAGAAGTCCGCATTAGAGAAGGTTGCCGCTGTCTTGCTGAAAGATCAACCTGCTCGCAATGTTGtgttggacgaagaggaagaaaacgcTATTAAGTCTCTCGGTCTATTGACAGCGAAAAAGATGGTGTACGCTGCCAATGTTGGCGATGCGGATTTGGCAAACGGGAATGAGATGGTTGACAGACTTCGTGAAACTGCTGAGAAAGAGGGTGCAAAACTAGTTGTCGTATCGGCTCAAGTCGAAGCGGAGCTTGTTGAACTAAGCGTCGGAGACCGTACTGATTTTCTTGAATCGCTGGGTGTCAAGCTAGAAGACACTGGGCTTCGAAAACTTGTTCGTGAAGCTTACGATATCCTGGGATTACAAACGTACTACACCAGCGGCCCGACTGAGACAAGAGCTTGGACTATCCGCAAGGGATGGACAGCACCGAAAGCTGCCGGCGTGATTCATAACGATTTCGAGCGAGGTTTCATCCGTGCAGAGACCGTTTCCTATGACGATTTAGTTGCTTGTGGCAGCGAGATTGAAGCGAAGAACAAAGGGAAGCTACGCAGCGAGGGGAAAGACTACATTGTCCAAGAAGGAGATGTGATCTTGTTTCGCTTCAACGTGTAA
- a CDS encoding predicted protein → MKLSGGLAQGLSLAVLGVGLARAEIRDMEFLLEPTEDSIHFTDGYLRGPGYIDLSALVFTAVSENFTPVDVGTNDDSPLNDDDNDDNSNAPDDTGADGGNRRDLSARGLDGGVEEGLTTVDMAVIGLPQKCANSRSGCDWTEQGIGGRLPDGNLRWCCSTEAVAAGLCESHNSGKLIINSTSFTGAYKFVNVPPHGPMSKHLRFGQINEANSGQFVVVFANCNEGGRQIVARGKTVWKSVHGYLPGELYGFMNFYAILTGMYLILLLWYGYLMHVNEESRIAIEKWILMTTVLGLLEMFFRTGDYFVWNVDGYRMNLAMYIGIILGVVKRGLSRALIIMVALGWGVVRDSLGSALRTIIVLTAAYVGVSVSRDLMLVFAIEDMETLSYDAEVELFDVVTILTFVVAAVDVIFILWILDALNNTMEYLQSMNQSRKLMRYLRLRCIFLFSILFATIWVVFSLVDTYDENGIIREEHEWSVDAATEINYFYVLAGVAFLWRPNPSAKEYAYVMELSATGEGNDGEDTHELELTGVVPSALDDDDDEEPSGKSNGYHDNDHDDRFRIDDSEAA, encoded by the coding sequence ATGAAACTTTCGGGTGGCCTTGCTCAGGGACTCAGCCTTGCGGTGTTGGGCGTGGGCCTTGCTCGCGCCGAGATCCGGGACATGGAGTTTCTGCTGGAACCGACCGAAGACTCTATCCACTTTACCGACGGATACTTGCGGGGTCCCGGCTATATAGATCTATCCGCGCTGGTCTTTACGGCGGTTTccgaaaatttcacccccGTCGACGTCGGCACCAACGACGATTCGCCTCtcaatgacgacgacaacgacgacaattcGAACGCACCCGACGATACTGGTGCAGACGGTGGAAACCGACGAGACTTGAGCGCACGTGGATTGGACGGAGGTGTCGAGGAAGGTCTAACGACGGTAGATATGGCCGTCATTGGGCTACCCCAAAAATGTGCGAATAGTCGATCGGGCTGCGATTGGACCGAGCAAGGAATAGGAGGGCGTCTACCGGATGGAAACTTGCGATGGTGCTGCTCTACCGAAGCTGTTGCCGCTGGGCTTTGTGAAAGTCACAATAGCGGCAAACTCATTATCAACTCGACTTCGTTTACTGGGGCATACAAATTTGTAAACGTCCCCCCTCACGGACCGATGAGTAAACATCTTCGGTTTGGTCAGATTAACGAGGCAAATTCCGGTCAGTTTGTAGTGGTTTTCGCCAACTGCAACGAAGGCGGACGACAGATTGTTGCGCGTGGCAAAACTGTGTGGAAGTCTGTGCACGGCTATCTACCGGGAGAACTCTACGGATTTATGAATTTCTACGCCATCTTGACGGGTATGTACCTTATTCTGTTACTTTGGTACGGCTATCTCATGCACGTGAACGAAGAATCAAGAATTGCCATTGAGAAATGGATCCTCATGACAACTGTACTCGGTTTACTGGAAATGTTCTTCCGCACTGGCGACTACTTTGTCTGGAACGTTGACGGATATCGGATGAACTTGGCCATGTACATTGGTATAATTCTGGGAGTCGTCAAACGCGGACTCAGTCGAGCACTGATCATCATGGTAGCGCTTGGCTGGGGAGTTGTGCGTGATTCGTTAGGCTCGGCTTTGAGGACAATCATTGTTCTAACCGCTGCGTATGTTGGTGTTTCTGTCTCTCGCGATCTCATGCTGGTCTTCGCCATTGAAGACATGGAAACGCTATCCTATGATGCGGAAGTTGAGCTCTTTGATGTTGTGACGATATTGACAtttgttgttgcggctgTCGATGTCATTTTCATTCTCTGGATTCTTGATGCCCTCAATAACACCATGGAATACTTACAAAGTATGAATCAAAGTCGCAAATTGATGCGGTACTTGCGTTTGCGGTgcatttttttgttttcaataCTGTTTGCTACCATCTGGGTTGTTTTCTCCTTGGTTGATACGTACGATGAAAACGGAATCATTCGGGAAGAGCATGAGTGGTCAGTAGATGCCGCAACTGAGATCAATTACTTTTACGTGCTGGCGGGGGTAGCTTTTTTGTGGCGGCCCAACCCCAGTGCGAAGGAGTACGCCTACGTCATGGAGCTCTCAGCTACGGGCGAAGGGAATGACGGAGAAGATACACACGAACTAGAATTAACAGGGGTTGTCCCATCAGCGTtagacgatgacgatgatgaggaaCCGTCAGGGAAAAGCAACGGTTACCATGATAATGATCACGATGACCGGTTTCGAATCGACGACTCGGAAGCGGCATAG